The following are from one region of the Actinoplanes sp. L3-i22 genome:
- a CDS encoding FAD-dependent monooxygenase, whose protein sequence is MVVTTDVLVVGSGPAGAGAALLLSTLGIPNLMITKYRWTANTPRAHITNQRAMEVFRDAGIEEQVLADATPHHLMGDTVFCTAIAGEEIGRILTWGTHPGRHGDYELASPCLPVDIPQTYLEPILVRNATERGTRTLFSTEYLRHHQDEDGVDVEVRDRVTGQEYTIRAKYLIGADGARSQVAEDLGLPMAGAMDIAGSMNINFKADLSPYVGNRPSVLYWVIQPGSNVGGIGAGLVRMVRPWNEWLVVWGYDINQPAPVVDDAAAVAIVRSLLGLPDLDVEITGTSLWGNNEMYAERLHHGRVFCAGDAVHRHPPSNGLGSNTSIQDSYNLAWKLAAVLRGQADPGLLDTYTTERAPVAEQIVLRANRSSREFVQFFEVLGLLDAKDEAEMAARIEERKADTPAGAAKRAALVSAMELKHYEFNAHGVELGQFYTSAAVVPDGSARPAPVRDPELYYQPSTVPGSRLPHVWVGDSRNRVSTLDLAPMTRFTLLTGIAGGTWAEAAEKVAAEFGIGLEAIVIGPGRAVTDLYYDWARVREVEEDGAILVRPDKHIGWRSMSLPGDPHRALRGAMATILGRTS, encoded by the coding sequence ATGGTGGTGACCACCGATGTTCTCGTCGTGGGATCGGGCCCGGCCGGCGCGGGCGCGGCATTGCTGCTGTCCACGCTCGGCATCCCGAACCTCATGATCACCAAGTACCGCTGGACGGCGAACACCCCCCGCGCGCACATCACCAACCAGCGCGCGATGGAGGTGTTCCGCGACGCCGGCATCGAGGAGCAGGTGCTCGCCGACGCCACGCCGCACCATCTGATGGGCGACACCGTCTTCTGCACCGCGATCGCCGGTGAGGAGATCGGCCGGATCCTGACCTGGGGCACCCACCCGGGCCGGCACGGCGACTACGAGCTGGCCTCCCCCTGCCTGCCGGTCGACATCCCGCAGACCTACCTCGAGCCGATCCTGGTCCGCAACGCGACCGAGCGCGGCACCCGGACCCTGTTCTCCACCGAATACCTGCGCCACCACCAGGACGAGGACGGCGTCGACGTCGAGGTGCGCGACCGGGTCACCGGCCAGGAGTACACGATCCGAGCGAAATACCTGATCGGCGCGGATGGCGCACGCTCCCAGGTCGCCGAGGATCTCGGGCTGCCGATGGCCGGTGCAATGGACATCGCCGGTTCGATGAACATCAATTTCAAAGCAGACCTTTCGCCGTACGTGGGTAATCGGCCTTCCGTCCTCTACTGGGTCATCCAGCCCGGTTCGAACGTCGGTGGCATCGGCGCGGGGCTGGTCCGGATGGTCCGCCCGTGGAACGAGTGGCTGGTCGTGTGGGGGTACGACATCAACCAGCCGGCCCCGGTCGTCGACGACGCCGCCGCGGTCGCGATCGTCCGCAGCCTGCTCGGCCTGCCCGATCTGGACGTGGAGATCACCGGCACGTCGTTGTGGGGCAACAACGAGATGTATGCCGAGCGTCTGCACCACGGGCGGGTGTTCTGCGCCGGCGACGCCGTGCACCGGCACCCGCCGTCCAACGGTCTCGGGTCGAACACGTCGATCCAGGACTCCTACAACCTGGCCTGGAAACTCGCCGCCGTGCTGCGCGGGCAGGCCGATCCGGGGCTGCTCGACACGTACACCACCGAGCGGGCCCCGGTGGCCGAGCAGATCGTCCTGCGCGCCAACCGGTCGAGCCGCGAGTTCGTCCAGTTCTTCGAGGTGCTCGGCCTGCTCGACGCGAAGGACGAGGCGGAGATGGCCGCCCGCATCGAGGAGCGCAAGGCGGACACCCCGGCCGGCGCCGCCAAACGGGCCGCCCTGGTGTCCGCGATGGAGCTCAAGCACTACGAGTTCAACGCGCACGGGGTCGAGCTCGGCCAGTTCTACACGTCCGCGGCGGTCGTCCCGGACGGTTCGGCCCGGCCCGCGCCGGTGCGGGACCCGGAGCTGTACTACCAGCCGTCGACGGTGCCCGGCTCCCGGCTGCCGCACGTCTGGGTCGGCGACTCCCGGAACCGGGTCTCCACCCTCGACCTGGCCCCGATGACCCGGTTCACCCTGCTCACCGGCATCGCCGGCGGCACCTGGGCGGAGGCCGCCGAGAAGGTCGCGGCCGAGTTCGGGATCGGCCTGGAGGCGATCGTGATCGGGCCGGGCCGGGCGGTCACCGATCTGTACTACGACTGGGCGCGCGTCCGGGAGGTCGAGGAGGATGGAGCGATCCTGGTCCGCCCGGACAAGCACATCGGCTGGCGCTCGATGAGCCTGCCCGGCGACCCCCACCGGGCCTTGCGCGGCGCAATGGCCACGATCCTCGGGCGAACCTCATGA
- a CDS encoding 3-oxoacid CoA-transferase subunit A, producing the protein MSAVKICDSTTEAVAGIADGSTVLIGGFGLAGMPVQLIDALIEQGATDLTVVSNNAGNGDTGLAALLAKGRVRKVICSFPRQSDSWVFDGLYRSGKIELEVVPQGNLAERMRAAGAGIGAFYSPTAVGTPLAEGKETREIDGRTYVLEFPIKGDVALIGAHRSDRMGNLVYRKTARNFGPVMATAGRLVIAQVSEVVDTGALDPEAIVTPSIYVDRVVAV; encoded by the coding sequence ATGAGCGCCGTCAAGATCTGCGACAGTACGACGGAGGCCGTCGCCGGGATCGCGGACGGCTCGACCGTCCTGATCGGCGGGTTCGGGCTGGCCGGGATGCCGGTGCAGCTCATCGACGCGCTGATCGAGCAGGGCGCCACCGACCTGACCGTGGTGTCCAACAACGCCGGCAACGGTGACACCGGGCTCGCCGCGCTGCTGGCGAAAGGCCGCGTCCGCAAGGTGATCTGCTCGTTCCCCCGGCAGTCCGACTCGTGGGTCTTCGACGGGCTCTACCGGTCCGGCAAGATCGAGCTGGAGGTCGTGCCGCAGGGCAACCTCGCCGAGCGGATGCGGGCCGCCGGGGCCGGCATCGGCGCGTTCTACAGCCCGACCGCGGTCGGCACGCCGCTCGCCGAGGGCAAGGAGACTCGCGAGATCGACGGCCGGACCTACGTTCTGGAGTTCCCGATCAAGGGGGACGTCGCACTGATCGGCGCGCACCGGTCGGACCGGATGGGCAACCTGGTCTACCGCAAGACCGCCCGCAACTTCGGCCCGGTGATGGCCACCGCCGGCCGGCTCGTGATCGCCCAGGTCAGCGAGGTGGTCGACACCGGCGCACTGGACCCGGAAGCGATCGTGACCCCGAGCATCTACGTCGACCGGGTGGTGGCGGTATGA
- a CDS encoding thiolase family protein produces the protein MTSAYLFAATRTPFGRFNGALAESRPDDLAAAAVQGVLRKTPDLDPAAIGDVVWGCANQAGEDNRNVGRMAVLLAGLPVSVPATTVNRLCGSSLDAAIIGSRAIETGDADVVLVGGVESMTRAPWVLPKPSKAFPVGNVTAVSTTLGWRLVNDNMPKEWTISLGECNELLGEKFGISRERQDAFAARSHVLAAAAWDAGFYDDLTVAVGDLVRDEGLRPDSTAGKLAKLKPSFRPDGTITAGNASPLNDGASAVLLGSEAAADRIGSAPIARVAGRGVSAVDPVMFGYAPVEAADRALARAGITWADVSAVELNEAFAVQSLACVDAWDIDPEIVNAKGGAIAIGHPLGASGGRILGTLAARLKESGGRYGVAAICIGVGQALAVVLENVA, from the coding sequence ATGACTTCCGCGTACCTCTTCGCCGCGACCCGGACGCCGTTCGGGCGATTCAACGGGGCCCTCGCCGAGAGCCGTCCGGACGATCTGGCCGCCGCCGCCGTCCAAGGCGTGCTGAGAAAGACCCCCGACCTGGATCCGGCCGCGATCGGCGACGTCGTGTGGGGCTGTGCGAACCAGGCCGGCGAGGACAACCGTAACGTCGGCCGGATGGCCGTGCTCCTCGCCGGCCTCCCCGTCTCGGTTCCGGCCACCACGGTCAACCGGCTCTGCGGCTCGTCGCTGGACGCCGCGATCATCGGCTCCCGGGCGATCGAGACCGGTGACGCCGACGTGGTGCTGGTCGGCGGCGTCGAGTCGATGACCCGCGCCCCGTGGGTGCTGCCGAAACCGTCGAAGGCGTTCCCGGTGGGGAACGTGACCGCCGTGTCGACCACGCTCGGCTGGCGGCTGGTCAACGACAACATGCCGAAGGAGTGGACGATCTCGCTGGGCGAGTGCAACGAGCTGCTCGGGGAGAAGTTCGGGATCTCCCGCGAGCGGCAGGACGCGTTCGCCGCCCGATCGCACGTCCTCGCTGCCGCGGCGTGGGATGCCGGCTTCTACGACGATCTGACCGTTGCCGTCGGCGACCTGGTCCGGGACGAGGGCCTCCGGCCGGACAGCACCGCCGGGAAACTGGCCAAGCTCAAGCCGTCGTTCCGCCCGGACGGCACGATCACGGCCGGCAACGCGTCCCCGTTGAACGACGGCGCGTCCGCGGTCCTGCTCGGCTCCGAGGCGGCCGCTGACCGGATCGGATCAGCCCCGATCGCCCGGGTCGCCGGCCGCGGGGTGTCCGCGGTCGACCCGGTGATGTTCGGTTACGCGCCGGTCGAGGCCGCCGACCGGGCGCTCGCCCGCGCCGGCATCACCTGGGCCGACGTCTCCGCGGTCGAGCTCAACGAGGCGTTCGCGGTGCAGTCCCTCGCCTGCGTCGACGCCTGGGACATCGACCCGGAGATCGTGAACGCCAAGGGCGGCGCGATCGCCATCGGCCACCCGCTCGGCGCGTCCGGCGGCCGCATCCTCGGCACGCTCGCCGCGCGGCTCAAGGAGTCCGGCGGCCGTTACGGCGTCGCCGCCATCTGTATCGGCGTCGGTCAGGCCCTCGCCGTCGTCCTGGAGAACGTGGCATGA
- a CDS encoding alanine racemase, translating to MVVDLPTPSVIVDGGVLDRNLRAMASSAAARGFALRPHAKTHKCVEIARRQVELGAAGLTVATVAEAEVFAAAGLDDLFIAYPVWPSPQRAARLRELASRVALRVGIDSAESAAALGAAVPGLEVLVEVDSGHHRSGVAPAAAGDLAAKAEKAGLRVRGVFTFPGHAYGPGRQRPVAGEEESALTEAAAAVTAAGLDAGVRSGGSTPTAALTGPGVVTEMRPGVYLFGDAQQVELGTCGWADVALTVTATVVSRSGNRIIVDAGSKVLGADQQAWATGFGRLIDQPEARIVALSEHHATVVVPEGAAVPGLGEVLRVVPNHVCTTVNLADELVVVSAGQEVDRWRVAARNANT from the coding sequence GTGGTTGTCGATCTGCCCACCCCGAGCGTGATCGTGGACGGGGGCGTGCTCGACCGGAATCTGCGGGCGATGGCGTCGAGCGCCGCCGCCCGCGGGTTCGCGCTGCGGCCGCACGCCAAGACGCACAAGTGCGTGGAGATCGCCCGGCGGCAGGTCGAGCTCGGCGCGGCCGGGCTGACCGTGGCCACCGTGGCCGAGGCCGAGGTCTTCGCCGCGGCCGGGCTCGACGACCTGTTCATCGCGTATCCGGTCTGGCCCTCGCCGCAGCGGGCCGCCCGGCTGCGGGAGCTCGCGTCGCGGGTGGCGCTGCGGGTCGGGATCGACTCGGCGGAGAGCGCCGCGGCGCTGGGCGCGGCGGTGCCCGGCCTGGAGGTGCTGGTCGAGGTGGACAGCGGGCATCATCGCAGCGGCGTGGCGCCGGCAGCGGCCGGTGATCTTGCCGCAAAGGCAGAAAAAGCAGGCTTGCGCGTACGGGGGGTCTTCACGTTCCCCGGTCACGCCTACGGTCCCGGTCGTCAGCGGCCGGTCGCGGGTGAAGAGGAGTCCGCGCTGACCGAGGCCGCGGCCGCGGTGACCGCGGCGGGCCTGGACGCCGGCGTCCGCAGCGGCGGCTCCACCCCGACCGCCGCGCTGACCGGCCCGGGCGTGGTGACCGAGATGCGGCCCGGGGTCTACCTGTTCGGCGACGCGCAGCAGGTCGAGCTGGGCACGTGCGGGTGGGCGGACGTGGCGCTGACCGTCACGGCGACGGTGGTCAGCCGGTCCGGGAACCGGATCATCGTGGACGCCGGGAGCAAGGTGCTCGGGGCCGACCAGCAGGCGTGGGCGACCGGGTTCGGGCGGCTGATCGATCAGCCGGAGGCGCGGATCGTCGCGCTGTCCGAGCACCACGCCACGGTCGTTGTGCCCGAGGGGGCCGCGGTGCCGGGGCTCGGCGAGGTCCTGCGGGTGGTGCCCAACCACGTGTGTACGACCGTGAACCTCGCCGACGAGCTGGTCGTGGTGTCCGCGGGCCAGGAGGTGGACCGCTGGCGGGTGGCCGCTCGGAACGCCAACACCTGA
- a CDS encoding intradiol ring-cleavage dioxygenase, producing MSAEQQAREEQLIERVTASFDGTPDPRLKEIMRALTRHLHAFVRDVRLTEAEWQQAIAFLTATGHLTDDRRQEFILLSDVLGASMQTVTVNNEAYRDATEATVFGPFFVEGSPAIEHGGDIAGGAPGEPCWVEGVVTDTDGKPVPGARIEVWEADDDGFYDVQYGDDRVAARGHLHTGADGAYRFWAIVPTPYPIPHDGPVGKLLDATGRSPMRASHLHFMVEAAGLRTLVTHIFVRGDELLDRDSVFGVRDSLVKDFERQAPGTPTPDGRDLGDRPWTRVRFDIVLAPETRFG from the coding sequence ATGAGCGCTGAACAGCAGGCTCGCGAGGAGCAGCTGATCGAACGGGTCACCGCGTCCTTCGACGGGACGCCCGATCCGCGGCTGAAGGAGATCATGCGGGCGCTCACCCGGCACCTGCACGCCTTCGTCCGCGACGTGCGGCTGACCGAGGCGGAGTGGCAGCAGGCGATCGCGTTCCTCACCGCGACCGGGCACCTCACCGACGACCGCAGGCAGGAGTTCATCCTGCTCTCCGACGTGCTCGGCGCGTCCATGCAGACCGTGACGGTGAACAACGAGGCCTACCGGGACGCCACCGAGGCGACCGTGTTCGGGCCGTTCTTCGTCGAGGGCTCGCCCGCGATCGAGCATGGTGGGGACATCGCCGGCGGGGCACCCGGGGAGCCGTGCTGGGTGGAGGGCGTGGTCACCGACACCGACGGCAAGCCGGTGCCCGGGGCGCGGATCGAGGTGTGGGAGGCGGACGACGACGGCTTCTACGACGTGCAGTACGGGGACGACCGGGTCGCCGCCCGCGGTCATCTGCACACCGGCGCGGACGGGGCGTACCGGTTCTGGGCGATCGTGCCCACGCCCTACCCGATCCCGCACGACGGGCCGGTCGGCAAGCTGCTCGACGCCACCGGGCGCTCCCCGATGCGCGCGTCCCACCTGCACTTCATGGTCGAGGCGGCGGGCCTTCGGACGCTTGTCACGCACATCTTCGTCCGGGGCGACGAACTGCTCGACCGGGACAGCGTCTTCGGCGTCCGCGACTCCCTGGTCAAGGACTTCGAACGGCAGGCGCCCGGCACCCCGACGCCGGACGGCCGCGACCTGGGCGACCGCCCGTGGACCCGGGTCCGCTTCGACATCGTCCTGGCCCCGGAAACGCGTTTCGGCTGA
- a CDS encoding ABC-F family ATP-binding cassette domain-containing protein has translation MSLICTNLSFSWPDDTPVFDDLSVSVPDGRAGLVAANGAGKSTLLRLITGELRPGGGSVVVDGVLGYLPQHLPFLAGQTVGEVLGVGAVIAALHAIESGDAAEEHFAAVGNDWDVEERTRAELERLGLGGIGLDRPLGTLSGGQVVSLGLAAQLLKRPDVLLLDEPTNNLDGAARERLTDVLRSWTGCLLVVSHDRALLDEMDRIAALEHGEIRWYGGNFSAFDEARSQARDVAERQVRNAEQDLKRQKREMQQARERAARRASNASRNLADAGLARIVAGGLKRDAQVSAARSNEVHANRVGDARTRLDQASRAARQDDRIAIELPGTAVPAGRTVFHGEKLRISYGSNRVLNDVDLDVRGPERIALTGPNGAGKSTLMRLISGDREPDAGVATRADGRVAYLSQRLDLLDPARTVAGNLAAWAPDLPDAERMNLLARFLFRGARAHLPVGVLSGGERLRATLACVLFGAPAPQLLLLDEPTNNLDLDSVGQLEAALGAYRGAFVVVSHDARFLAEIGITRRLHLADGQLTE, from the coding sequence ATGTCTCTCATTTGCACCAATCTGTCGTTTTCCTGGCCGGATGACACTCCGGTTTTCGATGATCTGTCGGTGTCCGTGCCCGATGGGCGCGCTGGGCTGGTCGCCGCGAACGGGGCCGGGAAGAGCACGCTGCTGCGGCTGATCACCGGGGAGTTGCGGCCGGGCGGGGGCAGCGTCGTCGTCGACGGGGTGCTCGGGTATCTGCCGCAGCATCTGCCGTTTCTGGCCGGGCAGACGGTCGGCGAGGTGCTCGGGGTCGGGGCGGTCATCGCCGCGCTGCATGCCATCGAGTCCGGGGATGCCGCCGAGGAGCATTTCGCCGCGGTCGGCAACGACTGGGACGTGGAGGAGCGGACCCGCGCCGAGCTGGAGCGGCTCGGGCTCGGCGGGATCGGGCTGGATCGGCCGCTCGGCACGCTCAGCGGCGGCCAGGTGGTCTCCCTCGGACTCGCCGCCCAGCTGCTCAAACGGCCGGACGTGCTGCTGCTCGACGAGCCGACCAACAACCTCGACGGGGCGGCCCGCGAGCGGCTGACCGACGTGCTGCGGAGCTGGACCGGATGCCTGCTGGTGGTCAGCCACGACCGGGCGCTGCTCGACGAGATGGATCGGATCGCGGCGCTGGAGCACGGCGAGATCCGATGGTACGGCGGGAACTTCAGCGCGTTCGACGAGGCGCGGAGCCAGGCGCGGGACGTCGCCGAGCGCCAGGTCCGCAACGCCGAGCAGGATCTCAAGCGGCAGAAGCGGGAGATGCAGCAGGCCCGGGAGCGGGCGGCGCGCCGGGCCTCGAACGCGTCGCGGAATCTCGCGGACGCCGGGCTGGCCCGGATCGTGGCCGGTGGGCTCAAGCGGGACGCGCAGGTGTCCGCGGCGCGCTCGAACGAGGTGCACGCGAACCGGGTCGGGGACGCCCGGACGCGGCTCGACCAGGCGTCGCGGGCCGCCCGGCAGGACGACCGGATCGCCATCGAGTTGCCGGGGACCGCGGTTCCGGCTGGGCGCACGGTTTTTCACGGGGAGAAGCTGCGGATTTCGTACGGAAGCAATCGGGTCCTGAATGATGTTGATCTTGATGTTCGCGGGCCCGAGCGGATCGCGCTGACCGGCCCGAACGGCGCCGGGAAGTCCACGCTGATGCGCCTGATCAGCGGGGATCGGGAGCCGGACGCCGGGGTGGCGACGCGCGCCGACGGGCGGGTGGCCTACCTGTCGCAGCGGCTCGACCTGCTCGACCCGGCCCGGACCGTCGCCGGGAACCTGGCCGCGTGGGCGCCCGACCTGCCGGACGCCGAGCGGATGAACCTGCTGGCACGGTTCCTGTTCCGGGGCGCGCGGGCGCATCTGCCGGTCGGGGTGCTCAGCGGCGGCGAGCGGTTGCGGGCGACCCTGGCATGCGTGCTGTTCGGCGCGCCGGCGCCGCAGTTGTTGCTGCTCGACGAGCCGACCAACAACCTCGACCTGGACAGCGTGGGGCAGCTGGAGGCGGCGCTCGGGGCCTATCGGGGAGCGTTCGTCGTGGTCAGCCACGATGCGCGGTTCCTGGCGGAGATCGGGATCACGCGCCGGCTGCACCTGGCCGACGGGCAACTGACCGAGTGA
- a CDS encoding TetR/AcrR family transcriptional regulator, translating to MAANRYNSPRRADAAAATRAEILAAARELFVRDGYAETTVPKIARAAGVAVPTVYTSAGGKADILAALLMPIMEDPAATETASAVRATSDGAEIIRLIGYGTWQNHARHWDTVVELFPQARAEPAAAAVHDRILRGYQQAVGVIADRLAESGTLRAGLSRDDAHDILWFYFGAGAWPALVRDRGWSLERTRDWLIEAASRDLLSG from the coding sequence GTGGCAGCGAACCGGTACAACTCGCCGCGGCGAGCCGACGCCGCGGCCGCGACCCGTGCCGAGATCCTGGCCGCCGCCCGCGAGCTGTTCGTGCGGGACGGCTACGCGGAGACCACGGTTCCGAAGATCGCCCGGGCCGCCGGCGTCGCGGTGCCGACCGTCTACACCAGCGCCGGCGGTAAGGCGGACATCCTGGCCGCGCTGCTGATGCCGATCATGGAGGATCCGGCGGCGACGGAGACCGCGTCGGCGGTCCGGGCGACCTCCGACGGCGCCGAGATCATCCGCCTGATCGGGTACGGAACGTGGCAGAACCACGCCCGGCACTGGGACACCGTCGTCGAGCTGTTCCCGCAGGCCCGCGCCGAGCCGGCCGCCGCCGCCGTGCACGACCGGATCCTGCGGGGCTATCAGCAGGCGGTCGGCGTGATCGCCGACCGCCTGGCCGAGTCCGGCACCCTGCGTGCCGGCCTGAGCCGGGACGACGCGCACGACATCCTGTGGTTCTACTTCGGCGCGGGCGCCTGGCCGGCCCTGGTCCGGGACCGCGGCTGGTCCCTGGAGCGCACCCGCGACTGGCTGATCGAGGCGGCGTCCAGGGACCTGCTCAGCGGCTGA
- a CDS encoding maleylacetate reductase, producing MNFTHETLPQRVVFASHQAFQRLPEEVARLGRRPLVITTRAADVLPGATHHREVAMHVPIEVAERARKAADGHDVLVSVGGGSTTGLAKAVALTTGLPIVAVPTTFAGSEATNVWGLTENGRKTTGSDPRVLPRTVLYDAALTLTLPAELAAASGLNALAHCVDSMWAPRADPINLALALEGIRALRDGLRRPDLDGREQTVYGAHLAAVAFASAGSGLHHKICHVLGGMFNLPHAQTHATVLPYVMALNAPGVSARIAATLDGLRDEIGAPRALRDYGFRETDVPAAVEAILPVVPAGNPVPVTAENLTELLHRAWAGEELR from the coding sequence ATGAACTTCACCCACGAGACCCTGCCGCAGCGCGTGGTCTTCGCCTCCCACCAGGCGTTCCAGCGCCTCCCCGAGGAGGTCGCCCGGCTCGGCCGGCGACCACTGGTGATCACCACCCGGGCAGCCGACGTGCTGCCCGGCGCGACCCACCACCGCGAGGTGGCGATGCACGTGCCGATCGAGGTCGCCGAGCGGGCCCGCAAGGCCGCCGACGGCCACGACGTGCTGGTCAGCGTCGGTGGCGGGTCGACCACCGGGCTGGCCAAGGCGGTCGCGCTGACCACCGGGCTGCCGATCGTCGCGGTGCCCACCACGTTCGCCGGCTCGGAGGCCACCAACGTGTGGGGCCTGACCGAGAACGGCCGCAAGACCACCGGCTCCGACCCGCGGGTGCTGCCGCGGACCGTCCTCTACGACGCCGCGCTGACCCTGACGCTGCCGGCGGAGCTCGCCGCCGCGTCCGGGCTGAACGCGCTCGCGCACTGCGTCGACTCGATGTGGGCGCCACGGGCCGACCCGATCAACCTGGCACTCGCCCTCGAAGGCATCCGGGCGTTGCGCGACGGGTTGCGCCGGCCCGACCTCGACGGCCGGGAGCAGACGGTCTACGGCGCCCACCTGGCCGCGGTCGCGTTCGCGTCGGCCGGCTCAGGACTCCATCACAAGATCTGCCATGTGCTCGGCGGGATGTTCAACCTTCCGCACGCACAGACGCACGCGACGGTCCTGCCGTATGTGATGGCGCTGAACGCCCCGGGGGTCTCCGCCCGCATCGCGGCGACGCTGGACGGCCTGCGCGACGAGATCGGCGCCCCGCGCGCGTTGCGCGACTACGGATTCCGGGAGACCGACGTCCCGGCCGCCGTCGAGGCGATCCTGCCGGTGGTGCCGGCCGGCAACCCGGTCCCGGTCACCGCCGAGAACCTGACCGAACTGCTGCACCGAGCCTGGGCCGGGGAGGAACTGAGATGA
- a CDS encoding helix-turn-helix domain-containing protein, with protein MTPPRRLVRFSTAGLPTARRIELWEDHNRDALIGLRCHMLGEEPFDGTELNLRLDRVQLARVRGNSHVVERPAEVIRTSPADAIAVYLAVRGEAFFYHDDGVVTLRPGQVLVCDADRPFMRGFSRGLEELAIKVPRETFREVTGLDELRAPVVAPAARTLSALVDRAVRADQNQPAVDEETLLHLVAALLGRTPADPGRVHLANARAFIEDHLTDPGLNAARVATGIGISERHLSRAFAATDTSLPQYVLARRLDRARALLLSAPGTSVAEAAARCGFGSATYFSQAFRARFGIRAADVRRTPQSF; from the coding sequence GTGACCCCGCCCCGGCGGCTGGTCCGGTTCAGCACCGCCGGCCTGCCCACCGCCCGGCGCATCGAGCTGTGGGAGGACCACAACCGGGATGCGCTGATCGGTCTGCGCTGCCACATGCTCGGCGAGGAGCCGTTCGACGGGACCGAGCTGAACCTGCGGCTCGACCGGGTCCAGCTAGCCCGGGTGCGGGGGAACTCGCACGTCGTCGAGCGGCCGGCCGAGGTGATCCGGACCAGCCCGGCCGACGCGATCGCGGTCTACCTGGCGGTTCGGGGCGAGGCGTTCTTCTATCACGACGACGGCGTGGTCACGCTGCGGCCGGGGCAGGTGCTGGTCTGCGACGCGGACCGGCCGTTCATGCGCGGCTTCTCGCGGGGGCTGGAGGAGCTGGCGATCAAGGTGCCGCGCGAGACGTTCCGCGAGGTGACCGGGCTGGACGAGCTGCGCGCTCCGGTGGTCGCCCCGGCCGCGCGCACGCTGAGCGCACTGGTCGACCGCGCCGTGCGAGCTGATCAGAATCAGCCGGCGGTCGACGAGGAGACCCTGCTGCACCTGGTCGCCGCGCTGCTCGGGCGGACCCCGGCCGACCCGGGCCGGGTGCACCTGGCCAACGCTCGCGCCTTCATCGAGGACCATCTGACCGATCCCGGTCTGAACGCGGCACGGGTCGCCACCGGGATCGGGATCAGCGAGCGGCATCTGTCCCGGGCCTTCGCCGCGACGGACACCAGCCTTCCGCAGTACGTGCTGGCCCGGCGCCTGGATCGGGCTCGCGCGCTGCTGCTCTCGGCACCGGGCACGAGCGTCGCGGAGGCGGCCGCGCGGTGCGGATTCGGTTCGGCGACCTACTTCTCGCAGGCGTTCCGGGCGCGGTTCGGGATCAGGGCCGCGGACGTACGTCGTACGCCGCAATCTTTTTGA
- a CDS encoding LysR substrate-binding domain-containing protein, producing the protein MELRHLRSFVALAEERHFGRAAERLHLAQPALSQQVKQLEREFGVELVSRTTRRVELTGAGLRFAEHARAVLGSVERAATDMSLVASGHAGRVSVGFIGTATYDLLPQAAREVRRLLPDVRLELHGESLSPALLDGLLDGTYDLVVLRPDGVVRPELDVRVLRTERLIAVLPDWHDLADRASIDLAELAGDPFVTHFSGHRSSMHEHVLAACAAAGFQPSSIMEVGETATLVVFVAAGLGVALVPEAVRSLDLEGVEYVPINQAPTIDLAIATRAAESSPAVRQVADIVVRCSS; encoded by the coding sequence ATGGAACTGAGGCACCTGCGCTCGTTCGTGGCGCTCGCCGAGGAGCGGCACTTCGGCCGGGCCGCCGAGCGCCTGCACCTCGCCCAACCGGCATTGTCGCAGCAGGTCAAGCAGCTGGAGCGGGAGTTCGGCGTGGAGCTGGTCAGCCGCACCACGCGGCGGGTCGAGCTGACCGGGGCGGGTCTGCGCTTCGCCGAGCACGCCCGCGCGGTGCTCGGCTCGGTCGAGCGCGCCGCCACCGACATGTCCCTGGTCGCGTCCGGGCACGCCGGGCGGGTGTCGGTCGGCTTCATCGGCACCGCGACCTACGACCTGCTCCCCCAGGCCGCCCGGGAGGTGCGCCGGCTGCTGCCGGACGTCCGCCTGGAGCTGCACGGCGAGTCGCTCAGCCCGGCGCTGCTGGACGGTCTGCTGGACGGCACGTACGACCTGGTGGTCCTGCGTCCCGACGGCGTCGTCCGGCCGGAGCTCGACGTCCGCGTGCTGCGCACCGAGCGGCTGATCGCGGTCCTGCCCGACTGGCACGACCTGGCCGACCGGGCGAGCATCGACCTGGCCGAGCTGGCCGGCGACCCGTTCGTGACGCACTTCTCCGGGCACCGCTCGTCGATGCACGAGCACGTGCTGGCCGCGTGCGCCGCCGCGGGCTTCCAACCGTCGTCGATCATGGAGGTCGGCGAGACCGCGACGCTGGTCGTCTTCGTCGCCGCCGGGCTCGGCGTCGCCCTGGTCCCGGAGGCGGTCCGCAGCCTCGACCTGGAGGGTGTCGAATACGTCCCGATCAACCAGGCGCCGACGATCGACCTGGCGATCGCGACCCGGGCCGCGGAGAGCTCGCCGGCGGTTCGTCAGGTGGCCGACATCGTCGTACGCTGCTCGTCGTGA